Proteins co-encoded in one Bacteroidia bacterium genomic window:
- a CDS encoding OmpA family protein, translated as MRKGLLLLTLATSIAMNSIAGGTTADAGASVPKKAYKKWSIGINGGLTQFYGDVRQYDWYPIMKKEAGKSQPELGFGVQGVLTRSLSNVFGLRGSLMYGTLAGMKRSSNSAFSSYFKSSLIEYDLTVYANISNMFYTDKAKPRFLTIYGFAGAGLMHFRTLRKNLKTDAFMSSQGYKLAGTEKKEMTTETVFPVGAGAKFRLSKSLDLSLEATLVNVNSDKLDAKVGNSFRKDKYLYTSLGLAFKFGKKGAEESTEWTNPYAEIAKDQEEIRTNIDGLSKDTDGDGVSDLFDKEANTPAGVTVDGSGKSVDTDKDGVPDHLDADPFTAKGAKVGSDGKELDSDGDGVYDSKDLEPNTPSGTLVNFQGKAISVKPADVTPAAASVSYAGGLPSIFFKVNSSRIDYWSSFDKLAEVAQVLKASPSAKVKIIGHADPTGAEGLNKTLSEKRAQAAADHLKKVYGIDASRLIVESKGKSEPLATSKEAYNVDRRVDFQLVK; from the coding sequence ATGAGAAAAGGATTACTGTTACTAACTTTAGCCACCAGCATTGCGATGAATTCTATTGCAGGCGGTACAACTGCGGACGCTGGTGCATCTGTTCCAAAAAAAGCCTATAAAAAATGGTCAATCGGTATTAATGGTGGATTGACACAATTTTATGGTGACGTTCGTCAATATGATTGGTATCCAATTATGAAAAAGGAAGCCGGAAAAAGTCAACCTGAATTAGGGTTTGGCGTTCAAGGTGTTCTTACAAGAAGTTTGTCCAATGTGTTTGGATTGAGAGGTTCATTGATGTATGGTACCTTGGCAGGAATGAAAAGGTCATCTAACTCGGCTTTCTCATCTTATTTTAAATCAAGTTTAATTGAGTATGATTTGACTGTGTATGCAAACATTTCAAACATGTTTTATACAGATAAAGCTAAACCTCGTTTCTTGACAATTTACGGTTTTGCAGGTGCAGGTTTGATGCACTTCAGAACCCTAAGAAAAAATTTAAAAACGGATGCATTTATGTCTTCTCAAGGCTATAAATTAGCTGGAACTGAGAAAAAAGAAATGACTACTGAAACTGTTTTCCCAGTTGGTGCTGGTGCAAAATTCCGTTTGTCCAAATCTTTGGATTTGTCTCTTGAGGCAACTTTAGTAAACGTTAATTCCGATAAACTTGATGCAAAAGTTGGAAACTCTTTCCGCAAAGACAAATATTTATACACTAGTTTAGGTCTTGCCTTCAAATTCGGTAAGAAAGGTGCTGAAGAGTCAACTGAATGGACTAACCCTTATGCTGAAATTGCTAAAGATCAAGAAGAGATTAGAACTAATATCGATGGTCTTTCTAAAGATACTGATGGTGATGGCGTAAGTGATTTGTTTGACAAAGAAGCAAACACTCCTGCCGGTGTTACTGTTGATGGTTCCGGTAAATCAGTTGATACTGATAAAGATGGAGTTCCTGATCATTTAGATGCTGATCCTTTCACTGCTAAAGGTGCGAAAGTAGGTTCGGATGGTAAAGAACTTGATTCCGATGGTGATGGCGTTTATGATAGCAAAGATCTTGAGCCTAACACTCCGTCTGGAACATTGGTTAACTTCCAAGGTAAAGCCATCTCAGTTAAACCTGCTGACGTTACTCCTGCTGCTGCCTCTGTATCTTATGCAGGTGGATTGCCATCAATTTTCTTTAAAGTTAATAGCTCACGTATCGACTACTGGTCAAGTTTTGATAAATTAGCTGAGGTTGCTCAAGTATTGAAAGCTAGCCCAAGTGCTAAAGTTAAAATTATTGGTCATGCTGATCCTACAGGAGCAGAAGGTTTGAACAAAACTCTTTCTGAAAAACGTGCCCAAGCTGCTGCTGACCACTTGAAGAAAGTATATGGAATTGACGCATCTCGCTTAATCGTTGAATCTAAAGGTAAATCTGAGCCTTTGGCAACTAGCAAAGAAGCTTACAACGTTGATCGTCGTGTAGACTTCCAATTGGTTAAATAA
- a CDS encoding DinB family protein → MTESQILAGLLDNARDLTRFYLSKLKEVNPHHQFVIEGSIQLNSYFWILGHLAWAENLLVLHVLGYSQLEVYPWLDKFRLGSMDGEKDGMPEFMEVLEAFKKVHVLAIEKLSSAPLEELDMESSLAFNFGRGNSVREIIKHAIRHESVHCGHLGLICKVNGIKTI, encoded by the coding sequence ATGACGGAATCGCAAATACTTGCAGGATTATTAGATAATGCCAGGGATCTCACTCGGTTTTATCTTTCCAAATTAAAAGAAGTAAACCCCCATCATCAATTTGTGATTGAAGGAAGTATTCAATTGAATTCTTATTTCTGGATCTTAGGTCATTTAGCATGGGCTGAGAACTTATTAGTCTTACACGTTTTAGGATATTCTCAACTTGAGGTTTATCCTTGGTTAGATAAGTTTCGACTAGGTAGTATGGATGGTGAAAAGGATGGTATGCCTGAATTCATGGAAGTATTAGAGGCATTTAAAAAAGTACATGTTTTAGCTATAGAAAAATTAAGTTCTGCGCCTTTGGAAGAGTTAGATATGGAAAGTTCCTTAGCTTTTAACTTTGGAAGAGGTAATTCGGTGAGGGAAATAATTAAACATGCCATTCGCCATGAATCTGTTCACTGTGGACATCTTGGTCTCATTTGTAAAGTAAATGGAATAAAAACAATATGA